atgtgtagttttccagcaatctgcacaggctggTGATCTTGACAAATAAGCATTTTTACAGCATAAAATGCAttatgcctatggagagtccctgtaaaccaccaataccaatatgcatgtgtgtttatgtgtaagtGATAAACAATACAAAGAGCAATAAAAACAActataacaaataaatttaaaaaatgtttataggATAATTTGCTTTAAGCTCTACTtttgatcatgttttttttttcatttatagtcTTGATATAGTCCTGGATCAAGAAGACTGGCTAAATTGAACCTACTGTTGCGTGGCAGACGGGCTTGGGCAAATTGTTTAGACATTTCTTTGGAAAATTGTAATGCTGGAAGAATTAATAGCTGTGGTTCGAGACAGAATGATACACTGtgctttaaaacttttttatgttttgaGAACAAGCAGCCCAATTACCTATACTGAGATTGAGCTATAAGGCCATGAGATCAGTCTTTGCTTTAATGCTAGAGACCTTGGCTTAtaatgagtttttatttatttagagaaaACAAATGCTGTGTCCTGTTAATTAGGAAACAAGGAACAAAGAATCAAGGCAATCAATTCACTGGATTAGCTAAAGGGCTTTAGGGGTTTAGATGTTACAAAATTGTTTGTAGTCACTTTTGTCATTCAGAATGTTGAAATCAAAGCATGTAAGtgtagatgtgttttttttttggctttctgACATTGATCAATTTAATCTGTTCATCCATGTCAAACTATCCATCCACCCACATAACCATCCACCCACAtaaccatccacccatccacccatccatccatccatccattcattacaaaggtaagattttttttttcctgaatttatttgatcaaatgcaGTAAAAGAGGAGTGGAATATCATTAGGATTAAAAATAACTTTTCCTTATGTACTGAAattgtcacataaccagcgatcgctctccagagatcgctggttctcacacgaactctatGGACTACACTTCAGccttcttctggactacatatccatacatgcacttctcccagacactcacgcctgctaattcatctagcttgattacactcaccagctgtaccttgtcagagactgattacacaccattcataagccactcattcacccatccagtttgcagagtcttgtttgctttattgtgacattacaacgcgtttccctgtcttgttttctCTGTGTTAGACCTTAGCCCTGTATTccctgttctcctgtttagccgcctatCTTGTGACCTGTTGCCTGTTAATACGACTACGATTTTGGATTTGCCTGCACATACCTGttgtacctgatttgaccattgcttgcctgacgctgaataaatcTGCATATTGGATGTTACCtcagttgtatctgtcactccaCCTTGTCGTTACAGAAATATTGCGATGTCACATGATCATAATATACTGATATGCTGAAGAAGATGATTTTTGTCATGATTACTATTATAAATGTAgaattttgttgaattttttttacattatttcattattaaaaaatcattattaaatgtcatcatattacatattttttttactttatttttattagctttatttttatttttaaatgattttattattcCAAAGTTTTGAACATGATCTATATTACGAAAATATTTCATTAGCAAAAGTAAGCACTGGCAAGTGAATGCACAGACTAAAAGTGAACAGcattatatatttgcatatatttgcatattctTTATTATAATCACTGCAATTAAAAAATgacttaatttgtttttaatttgttttagtttttcagTAGATGTCACAAGGGGAATCTTTTAAAGCCCAAAATGTCTCAATAAAATGTCTCTTATGAAATGATGTATATTAAAAAACGTTCCCGACAGCCTGTGAATTATAATGAAGGATGAGTATTAACAATCCTCCTTGTTAAATTTCACACAATCCTCCCTAGTCTGCACATTTATAATAGCATACATGACATTCAAGAGAGGATCTTTCATTTCTGTGGAGGCTTACAAGGCAATGTCAGCTCTTTGCTACTTCTATTTTAACTCGTTTTTGAAAATGTCCTTATTATGAGCTTTCAAATACTACCTTTCATGCAATGTGTAATGTGAATGGCTGTGACTGCAAAGTTTAATACATTAAAGTGTATATTAAAATTAGTGTCTTTTAAGGCAAGGACGCCACAAGTAAATATGGTAAATATTGATTGATTACAGTAATAACTGAAAACATTTTATGTATTACAAGTTTTCCAAAAATGCTATAATAAGGTGAAGTGGACAAGGAAGTGAGCATCCAAATGCAGGGTTAACTATACAGacatggtcaggcaagcaacggtcaacacgAGGGCAAACAGATGTACAGAGGCAAATCCAGAGATGTAGTCAAGCAACAagcagatggtcaaaaggcaggcagcagacaacataaacaaacaaaacaaagctatGTCAAACACAGAAAGGCAAGGGACATGCGTCCTAATGTTTAGGTattaggtaggattagggatgtaaaacaagatcatactttataagtactaataaactgtaataatatcTTATTAAATAAGCTAGTAGTAAATGATATGAATTGTTACCTAAACTAATGTGTTACCATGCACAAACACTCGAGGAAAAGCCAAAAAGGGTGTTTTTTGCATGCAGTGTCTCATcttcaattaaacattttttttttctgaattgtttTGGTATTAAACCTATTTTATTTCTATGTTTCTTTCCATTGACAGTGTGTGTGAACATCATATCCAGTCTCAAAGCAATGAAGATCCTTAAGAGGTTAGGAAGCCCTAAAGGTCTTTGGACCAAAGATGCCAGGTCTGCAAAAATCTACGTCTTCAATGGAACGTCTGACAACACGCTGTATGAGTTCAGCTCCATGCGAGAGCTTTCTTCATCGTCAGGCGTATCCAAAGGCAAGCAGATCACTGTCCCCACTGCCTGGAACGGCACAGGTCATGCAGTCTACGATGGCTTCCTATATTATATCAGTGAAAGCTCAGAGCTCCAAGTGGTTAAATATGACCTGACGAACAGTTCGGTTGCAGACACAGCGGTTCTTCCAATGGAGGAGCGTAGCCCAGTTTATCAGCTTAATCCAGAGACTCTTGTGGATCTGGTGGCGGATGAGGATGGGTTATGGGCACTGTATCCAGCCGGAGACACGATTAATCTCGCCAAGATGGACTCAAACTCTCTGGATATTGAGCAGATGTGGGACACGGCTTGTCCGAGGAGCAATGCTGAAGCTGCTTTTATAGTCTGCGGCACAGTTTATGTGGTATATAACACCAAGCCTCCGAGCCGCTCGCGTGTGCAGTGCGTGTTTGATGTGAATGATATGGTGAGCAACGGAGAGGCTCCTCTGATTTATTTCCCCAGGCGTTATGGGGCCCATTCCAGCCTCAAATACAACCCTGAGGAACGTCAGCTCTACGCTTGGGATGATGGGTATCAGATTCTCTATAAACTAGAACTCAAGAAGAAGCTATGGGCGGTTATGCCACCGCCTGAGGAATAGTGGTGGTTTTTAGCTCTTTAAGGGGCTGCTTACTCAAAatggaaaattctgtcatgataTATTCACTCTCgaattaaattaattgataaatGACTAACATAACAGaaaatatttagaagaatgtgAATTACCAAACAGATGTTCTTTATTGACTttctcacaataaaaaaaaaaaaattatttagcttcttgttcaaactacttatttaaaattagacgaatcaacacaattgtttaaagttttttgggcaacaacttaattgctttatgttcaatacacttaaatttcTAAAAGAAATGAAGTTAAcgtaatcaatttgtgttgggacaacaagaaggattgcaaatattaagcagacagtctaataatACTAAAATGAGAAGTATTTGGCATGTAGTTCAATGCaaattttagtcaacaaaatgcaaaagggaccatcaaaagaaAGTGATACCAAACTctctttaaataagtagtttgaacaaacagcaaacatatttttCTAGTGTGCTATATATCATATGAACAATAGAATACTATTAGGTTAGTCACATTGTCAGATTTTTCACCACTTGATGATTATCAGATTGTAGCCAAAATGAtgaaatattgatattttgtatCAACAGAAatactgaaataataataacaacagcggTAATAATGCTATAAGTCTACTGTATCAATCTTTTCATGTGTTTGGCCAATTAAAGCATTAGTTCACTTAATTTGTTCttattactcaccctcaaatcATTTTAATCCCTTGGGACCGTTCATTATcgaaacacaaaataagatattttcaatgaaatctaagagctctctgaccctccgtAGACAGCAAGGGTAAGCATATAATTGTACTGTAATCTATACCTCTTATCATATGAAGCGCCATGAACAGTTTTGTGTGCCAAAATAAATGTGTAGTAAATGTGCACCCTGATGAGGAATAGAAAATATAGGTaaacattcattccttttccttcagcttagtctctttattcatcaggggtcgccacagaaaaACCCAGACGAACAtgggggagaacctgcaaactccacacagaaataccaactgacccagccagggcttgaatcagcaaccttcttgctgtaaggcgaaagtgctaaccactgcgtcaCCATGTCAACCATAGGTGAACATCATAGGgttttttttggcacacaaaaatattatttgagcTTTGCAAGATTACAGTTGTACCACCGATGACACAtggaatgttattattattttttttactttgaaagtCTTTTGCCTTTTGCAGTCTACGGAAGAAGAAAGAGAGCTCCATTtaatctaaaatgttttaatttgtgttccaaagattaTCAAAAGTCTCAGGGGGTTGGAACAaaatgaaggtgagtaaataataacagtgttatcatttttgagtaaactaaccTTTTTCCTCCAAACATTGTTTTGTTACAGCCAGTCAAGTGCTTGAAATAATGCTCTTCTGTGAACTATTGTGGTATTCTAAATAATGACATTGATTGGCATCACATTATAACTatatgttttacagtacttaTGAAAATAGCCAGCAGGGCTatctttttaaatacatatatatataagtaaatttTCAATTtgagggtgtgtaaatgatgacagaattgactttttttttaatcagctatccctttaaagggtTTCATATCCTTGGCTATGAAGGTTTGTGTTCTTCCTAAAGGGGCGGTTGCTAAAAATGAAAAGACTGTCATTATTACTCTCATGTTGTCAAGTCCGTATGACTATTTCTTTCATGAGACACATTTTGAACAACATTATTCCACATTGTGTGGGGACTGAGGTATTCAAGCTTCAAAAatgaaaacaagcaaactaaaaaaaaacaattgtaacaaagaaaaacaatcacTATAAAAGTCTCTTAATATAATTTTCTGaccatttttaaattgatttgttGATTTGCTTTGTAACAACCAATTGAATTAACTACGAGTCTATACTTTTATGCTGTTTTTGAGTCTTAAAAGCATAACACTAAAATATTTTTCTCACATATGTAAAAGGATCATAATGGTATTTTTCCTAGCAATTGTTTTCCTAGTAAATTATATAAACACCctcaatttgtgtttttttaatacacTTTTTAATCATTATATAGTAGTTTTCTGTTCTTAAAGCTTGAATGTTTCAGTGCCTGTCAATTGTATTGGCATGGATAGCAGCattcagcaattttttttaaatcagacagCTTTAGAACAACCCAACccataaataatgacaaaatgtgGATTTTTGAGAGTGACTCCATGACCTTTATGGGCACACAGATGTATTGCTTTTGttgcacattttattaaaatttaataattctgaataaTAACCTACTATCTGTGATTCAATAATAAGAGACCAGAAGACTAAAAGAGAGGCAACTTTATCCTCGAAATGACTCAACCAACAATTTATTTTGGCATTTTTGAAGTACAAGAACCTTTTCAAACATTACAAGTTAGATTGCAAGTACAAATGATTGATACAAAATTAGAAAGTTGTTCAGATTCACAAGGGGgcataaacaatttattaaaacacCAGCACACAGAAGTTAGTGATGAGGTAAAGAACCAGATCGAAACCGCATTAACTTCACATTCACCTACAGATAACACACTCTATATTATAGGAGTATTACAACATCGGCGAGATTGTAAAAACAGGACCAAAAATTCGTACTTAGTCACAACCATTTCTTGACTTGGAATTTTGAAAGATTCTGTTAAAATATTAAATCTGCTTTGCTATGTAGAAATATTTAAAGCTTAACTACCCTATGTGACGATGGAAGGACATTATGTAAAATAGTGCCGTGTGTATTTCAAGATATTTCAACAACTGGAGATGAATGTAAAGTCGTTGCTTGGGTATCCAgagttttgttcagtttttcctGCATAGTATATTAAGTTTTGTTAaggattttatacatttttgacagATGCCTTTTCTTAACACATTTGAAATATCATTCAGTGTTTGAAGTTTTGAAGTAAATGTCATTTATGTGCATTTATGCTAATCATTTCCACCatacagttaaaaacaaaacaattagccctcctgtgaaatttgaattcattttcaaatatttcctaagtggTGTTTTACTACGCAAGGACACTTCATACTATTttcctattatgtttttctcagGAGAAAAAGTGGtctactttaattttattttttagattctctccattaaacagcatttggagaatatttgaaaaagtataataatTTCACAGGATGGCTATAAATTTGGTCTTGAACTGTATGTAGCTAGCATggttcgattttttttatgaatatttgaCTAACTacaatgattaaaatatataatttagcaGGGGTTTGCCTAAGCATGTGTGTCATTTACATTTCAATTCCAGGTTAATCTGTGTCATTATGAAAGAAAATCCAATGCAATCTCAccacaattcgtaactttttgattcaggaGCGATTTtgatgaatttgtacaatctaatttgtgcaatttagtacgatttgctcatcacccaaggACAGTTAGGTTTAAGGGcatggttgggtgccacgcctcctttttaaaatcatacatttttatccGACTGAACTCTGTATAAATTCATAcaagttagccactaaactggcaaagcgtaaaatacttaagttttctcataaaatcaggctggaaaattcatttaaaataaaaacacagaaactgcAGGAATAATTGAATAAAGTATCTGCAGCAatagatgtttttttaaagaatataaatAGTAACAATATTGTTTAATTACCTGTTTAGCTctgctgaactttttttttttctgagaaactGTTCAGGTGACAGTTACAGTATATATGGGTCAAAGACGAAAGTTTTTTTTCAAGCATTACAACAATTAGTATAATacagctttaaaatgttttttttttccacattagaATGTGTCCTGACTAAATTTAATACGTTTTTCTGAGTAAATGTTCTTGACTTCTAAAcaattttaccatgatttactaAAGACACATACTAT
The nucleotide sequence above comes from Danio rerio strain Tuebingen ecotype United States chromosome 23, GRCz12tu, whole genome shotgun sequence. Encoded proteins:
- the olfml3a gene encoding olfactomedin-like protein 3B precursor (The RefSeq protein has 1 substitution compared to this genomic sequence), producing MKATIFFLLLTVLAHSRSQYHYQGLMNYLENRMLAMEERIALWHEQNNRYNSDLKEFRQQAADLLEKLSKDHSKLRSDLEGAGARVDRVEREMDYIETKNPPKPCVKAADKMVEQDAVIKEKKKEEFFELSVCVNIISSLKAMKILKRLGSPKGLWTKDARSAKIYVFNGTSDNTLYEFSSMRELSSSSGVSKGKQITVPTAWNGTGHAVYDGFLYYISESSELQVVKYDLTNSSVADTAVLPMEERSPVYQLNPETLVDLVADEDGLWALYPAGDTINLAKMDSNSLDIEQMWDTACPRSNAEAAFIVCGTVYVVYNTKPPSRSRVQCVFDVNDMVSNGEAPLIYFPRRYGAHSSLKYNPEERQLYAWDDGYQILYKLELKKKLWAVMPPPEE